The segment TCGGTACCGATGTAGCTGAAGGCCACTGAGCGAGCACCTTCGGCCAGCACACCAGCCTCGTCCAGCGCCTGCATCCACAGCTCCCAATCCTGACCACCCATCACGGTGACGGTATCGTCGATTTCCTGCTCGGTAGCAGGTTCGACTTCCGCCTCGATGATGACATCCTTGTTGGTGTCGATGGCAGTTGCGCGGTAGGTCTCACCAATCGGCTTGAGCACGGAACGCTTGAGCTCACCGCTGTCCGGCATCTTGCGCACCGGAGAGGCCAATGAGTAGATGACGAGATCGACTTCGCCCATGTTGGCCTTGATCAGCTCGATGGCCTTGGCGCGCGTCTCGTGGGAGAAGGCGTCGCCATTGATCGCCTGGCTGTAGAGGCCTTCAGCCTTGGCGAACTTGTCGAAGGCGGCAGAGTTGTACCAGCCCGCGGTGCCGGCCTTCTTCTCGGTACCCGGCTTCTCGAAGAAGACACCCAGGGTGTCAGCGCCGTAACCGAACGCTGCCGTGATACGCGCCGCGAGGCCGTAACCACTGGAGGCACCAATCACCAGCACCTTCTTCGGACCGCCGTCACGCTTGTCACCGACGGTCTTGCGGGTGATGGCGATCTGTTCGGCAACGTTCTGCTCGCAGCCCTTGGGATGAGTAGTGGTGCAGATGAAGCCGCGAACCTTGGGTTTGATGATCACGTAAAAACCTCGTTTGCTGTTGGCCCGGCGTGTACCCGCCGATGCTGATACCCGCTCCGCGATAGCGGCAACTCATGGCTGCCTGCCGATATCGGAGCGTATCGTGAGTATGGCGTTCGAATCGGATAAAACCGGCATTGAAACCAGCTTCTGGGCGCTATTCTAGCGATTGTCGGCCACGCTGTCCGCCCCGACCACGCTATCCACCTCAGTCCAGTGAACAACTGGAGCCAGGTAGGGCCGCTGCCGTATCATGATGTTCTTCTCTTCGTATTCGTCTGACGTCCATTCGTGCCTGGCATGCTGGACCCCGGCTTCAGGATGTCCCGCCATGAACGATCACCTCGCACCCGATGTAGCAGCCCTGCTCGAACGCCGCCAGGATGTCTGGCTGGCGTTGTCGCCACTCTGGCTGGAACGCGATCCACGTGAAGCCGATTATCAGCACATGGCGGAGGTCGTCGAGGCGCAAGGCATCGGCTTTCGCGAACTCGAGCAACTTTATCGACTGGAAATGGCACCGGTGCTGGTACGTGAACAGGTCGGCATGACGCCCAACTTCAAGGGCTTCGACGACAGCCGTCTATTGTCACGCTTATTGCAGCACACCCATCGCTTGAGTCGCGGCCGTCGCCTGTTCTGGCTCCTGTTTTCGGGCCTTGCCACCATGCCCAGCCGTCACCGTTACGGCAACCTGATCGAAATCCTCTACTTGCGGGGCAATACGCCAGAGTAGTCCGTCAAAAGGATGTCGCAAGGAATCAGTATTGCCGAAGCTGCGCTCGACCTGACATCGCTCAACCGTATACCTGCCACGCAATATCAACAGCAAAAACGCACAGCGCCCCGTGATCTTGAGGTCACGGGGCGCTGTGCGTTTTCATACCTGCCTGTCATGACTGCCATCCAGCTCAAGGGCGCTTACGCAAGGGGACTCTGAGCACGCCATCTGCCCGACGTTTCTGCCAATCAGTCAAACTTGATAGTCCTCGACTGTCACTGATCCGCTCCCCGCCTTCAAGTCGCTTGCTCATCCACAATGCACTGCCATTGAAGCTGTAGATGGGCAGTAGATCCGTCCGCTCGCTAGCCGGCAAGATTGAGCTATTCAGATTATCGAGCACATCAGGATTGCGCGTATTCGCCGCCTGATAGGTCACCACCATATGAAACTGATTGAGACGCAACGCCTTGACGTAATGCAGACGAAGCGAGCTCTCAGGCACATCCAGCTCGCGCAGTGTCAGGTATTTCGCCATCGCAAAGTCATCGCAATCACCGGCACCGGCACCCAGGAACTCCTGCGGCGTTGCCCAGTAATCCTTCCGACCCCAGACACTGATGTCATCGGTGAAACGCAGGCGATTGAAGAAGTCATTCACTTCTCTCAACTGGCGCCTCACCGGTACACCCTCAAGGCGATTCATCAACTGATGCCACTGCTGCACACGTGTCCAGCCGCCAGAGCCGTATATCTCGATAAAGCGTCGCGCATCAACCGCTTGCGCCAGGCCCGCTCCTACCAAGAGAGACAACCACAGCCAGACCACCAGTCCCTTCCACCAGCGACGATGAGTCATGACGAGGCATCCTTTGCCACTCAGCGAGTATTTCTTTCCATGACATCAACGGCAGGCGATACGTAACCCTGATAACCATCAGCACCGACAGACATGACACGTGCCTGGTCCGCTGTGGACTCAACACGCGTGACAATGACCTTGGATTCAACCTGATGCGCCGTCATGCACAGACTCTGCAGTAGCTCGGTATCGACATCTTCACGCTTGAAGAACGCCTGATCGATCTTGACGTAATCCGGGCGTAGTGCAGACAAATACTTCAACTCCTTCAACTCACGTGCAAAGCGATCGATACCGCCACGTGCACCTAGTCGACGTGCACGACGGAACAGCGTCTTGACGCGCTCTTGATACCGCAGCGCAATACTCTCTGACACTTCGATATCGAGGCGCTGACAGACACTCGGATGCGCACTCAACCAGTTGAGCAACCCGACGAAACTAGCCTCGTCATCAAAGGTTTCTCGCGTCAGGTTGAGAGCCAGACGTGGCGCTTGAATCCTGTCGATATGCATCGCCAGCCATTCCAGTGCTCGCAGATCGAAGCGCGCCCCAATACGGAAGTGACGGATAACCGGCAGGAAATCACCAGCCCGATGTAGCTCATCTCCTTCGCGCAGGCGTGCGAACAACTCTCGATGTAGCTCGGTGCCATCATTCAGCAATACAGGCTGCGCCACGAAATCGAGTCCATTGTCAGCGTCCAGCGCCGTTTCGATGACATCCCGCCATTCGCCACGCGGACGGGCCTGGCCACCCTCCGGTGCCAGCCCGACTTCACTGCCCTCTTCAATAGCCTGCAGCAGCGTGGCATCGGCAATCGTGTACATCTGCGTACGCAGCATGCCCGGCTCACGTCGAACTGCACCGATGGCACAGCTGATATACGGGGTTTCAGCCAGTGGGTTGGCATCCAGCAAGCTATCAATATCGCCTGCCAACTCACCCAGGAAAGTCCGGAGGGTGGCTTCATCAACTTCCGGCAACAACAACCCGAAATCATAGTTACCCAAGCGTGCAGCAACGATCGGCTCGCCTTCGAGCTCACACTGCTCAAGGGTCTGAGCAATTCCGCGAATCAAGGCATCACGCCCTTTATAACCCTGCTCGTGATAGACCTCTTCAATGTGTGCAGCGCGCAGCAAGACAAAGCTTCCACCCAGTGGTTCGCTCAGCCATTCATCGACGGCACGATTGAGATAACCACGATTGCCAAGCCCAGACACCGAATCCTGCTCAGCTTGGCGCTGGAGACGCGCCAATTGCGCAGCTTGTGCCTCGAACTGGGTCTGCAGCCGCTGCCCAAGACGATTGACCGCTGAGGTAATCCCCTTGAGTTCCGCGACACTCGTCTCTTCCAGCGGTGCATCAAAACGCTGGGTTTCCATCTCATTGAGGCGATTGGATAGACGATCGAGCGGTCGCAGCAAACGTCTCATCACCACGGAGGCGATCAGCAAGCAAAATAGCCCACCCAATAACAGCCAAAGCCCGAGGCGCTTGGCTAACGCCCAGAGCTGATCATGCCCTTGAGCAGGCTCGCCCGTCAGACTGATGGTTCCCAGCGATGCCCAGCCACCAGGCAATTCACGACTTACCGTTTCCACCTGGATGGGTATCATTTCACGGAACCACTCAGGGGCCAGACTCTCACGCTCAATATCAAACGCAATGGGCGCGGGTATCGCAACACTTTCCAGTCGAACATCCCGGACGTATCCACCATCCAGGGTGGCACGAATCAATGCTTCTGCACTGGCCGCATCACCAAGCTCAACATGCGGCACCAGTGCAAGACTCAAGCTCTGGGCAAGGTTCGAGAGTTCGACTCGCTGTCGTTCGGCCAGTGCATCTCGGGTGTTGTTGACCTGAATGAAGAAGATACCGAAGGAAAAGACCAACAGTAGCAACAACATCAAGGTAAACAGGCGGCGCGAAAGACTCATCTGATTTCCTCATCAGCCGTCGGCATATGGGCCACGGCACCACTTGTCAAAGTGACACCGTGAGTCACTCAGCCCTGTTGTTGGACTGGCACGGAAACACTCATGGAATCCAGTAATGCCCCGGTCGCGGACAGCAGGCGATAGTTGGCAGTTTCCAGATCAAATCGAGCACGAATCAGATTCTGCTGCGAGGTGAAAAGCTCACTCTCGCTGTCCAGTAGATCCAGCAACGTACGACGGCCGATATCGAACTGCTTGCGATAGCTCTCACGCGTATCCGTGGCTGCACGCACGTAGCTTTCGAGATAATCGATCTGACGTTTGAGGTTCTCGCGGGCATTCCAGGCCAGACGAATTTCGTCACGGACATCACGTACGACACGATCATTATCGTGCTCGACGGTTTCCAGTGCCGCCTGACGACCGCGAATTTCAGACTGGTCACGTCCGCCGCGATAAAGGTTGTAACTCATGACTAGCTCAACGCTCCAGTCATCGTCTCCACTATCTTCCTGATCGTAATCATCATTCAGCGTGCGATTACCTTCGAGGCTGAATTCCGGATAGTAATCGCCCTTCTCAGCATTCACTTCATGACGTGCGGCATCGATGGACACTCGTGCCGACGCCAATAGCGGATTACGCTGATTGGCTTGCTCGTAGGCACTATCAACATCAGCACTGATCAGGCTGGTATCAATCGTTGGCAAGCTCAATTCAGACGGTTGCTCACCGACCAGACGCAGATAGGCTGAACGCGAGTCTTCAAGATTGTTCTGTGCCGACAGTACGCTGGCTTCTGCATTGGCCAGGCGACCATCTACCTGACGTACATCACTACGCGCACCAAGACCGGAATCAGCCCGACGTCCGATATCGCTGGAGATACGCAGGTGAGCATCGAGATTCGCTTGTGAATACTTGAGGATCAGCTCATCACGCATGACCTCCAAATAGGCACCAGAGGTATCCAGTGCAATATCGTTGGCTTCTGCAGCGACTTGAAGACGCTGATAATCGGCTTCCGTTTCTGCCTGACGAATCCGCTCCAACGTTGTGTCGCCATCCCACAGCAACTGGCGAATGGTCAGATCAAGACGGCGATAGTCATGCCAATCATCGTAATCCGTGGAATTATCGCTTTCCGCATCAAACTTGCCGTAGCCCAGTCGCGCAGTTAGATCGACCGTCGGGCGATAGGCACCACGCTGGGTTTCAGCCTCTTCAAGACGCTGGATGTGGCGTGAAACCTGAAGGCGCGTACGCGGATTATCCATCACCGCCTTCGAGACAGATTCTTCCAGTGTCAATGCCGATGCCTGAACGCTGACGCTAACCCCTGCTATAACGCTTAGCGCCAAGAGTGTCTTTTTCATTATGATTTATCCTTTAGCACATCTTGCCCTTGATCAACGTTCACGCAAGGCACCTTGCCTGGCGCGCAAAATTGGTTTCATCAGATATTGCAGTACGGTTTGCTCACCAGTGATGACATCGACACTGGCCTGCATGCCCGGAATAATCGTGAGGGGGTCTGCTTCGGTGCCAAGATGATTGAACTCAGTCAATACCTTGATCTCGTAGAAGCTATTGCCCTCCTCATCCTGCACGGTGTCCGCACTGATTTGCTCAACCTTGCCCTCAAGACCACCGTATATGGTGAAGTCATAGGCCGATAGCTTGACTACCGCAGGCTGCCCAATTCTCAGGAAGCCAATGTCTTTGGGTGCTACCCGAGCTTGAACCAGCAACTGATCTTCGATGGGAACGATCTCCATCAAATCTTCACCAGGCTCAATCACGCCGCCAATAGTATTGATATTCAGCGTTTTAATGGCGCCCTGAACCGGAGAAGTCACCAAAGTACGATCAAGACGGTCCTGAAGACTGGTACGCCCTTCACGTAAACGACCAAGATCTGCCTGAGTTTTGGCAAGTTCATCTGCCGCACGCGAGCGGAACTCCTGCGCAACACCAACGCGATTTGAAATCGCTTCATCCAGTTCGGACTGTTTACCAGGCACCGCGATACGCGCTGATTCAAGATCACCACGCAGGTCATTCACCTCGCGCTGAATCTTGAGTAAATCGACTTGAGACACCACCCCTTCACGCACGAGTGGTGCTGTCATGCCCAGCTCACGTCGTGAGAGCTGGTAGCTGCGATCAAGGCTATTGATACGAGACTTCAGCTCTCGAAGCTCCTGCTCTTTCTGAAGAATCTGCTCTCGTGAGCCATTCAACCCGCTATTCAATTGGTTGAGGTGCGTACGATATGCAGTCATGGCGCGAGACACCAACGCCGGGCTTCGTGCCTTGAAATCATCATCAAATGGCAATGCCGTATTATTCACCACCACTTGACTCTTCCAGTCAGGGGCAGAGGCATCAACCTCGATGGAGGATAGCTCGGTATCGTATTGCATGATGGTCGCTTGCAGGCCATCAAGCGTCGATACCCTCTCCCGTAAATCAGAGCCAGCACTCGTATCATCGATCCGAAGCAGTGGCTCACCCGGTGAGACGATTTGACCTTCCTTGACGTAGATTTCGCGCACGATACCACCTTCAAGGTTTTGCACGACCTGAAGGTGTGTTGATGGCACGACTTTACCGGAACCACGCGTCACGACCTCAAGGCTTGCCTGACTGGACCAGATGACAAATATGGCGATGAAGGCCAGCACCATCCAGATCAGGATGCGTGACTTCCACGGCGTCGCGAGCAATACCGCGGAACTGACATCATCCAGATGGTGAAGATCGCGCTGTTCAATCGGTGCCTTATCAGCCACGTTTCACCTCCTGAGGACGGCCAGCAACACGCCCTTCATTCAGTGCATTTAGCACCTTCTCCTTGGGCCCATCAGCAACGACGCGTCCCGCTTCCATCACGATCACACGATCGACCACGTCCAGCATGCTGCTCTTGTGCGTGACGAGCACCATGGTTTGACTACGTGGCAATGACTTGAGCATGCGTCGCAGACGTAGCTCTGCGCGGTTATCCATATGGGATCCGGGCTCATCCAGCAGCAGTAATGGTGGGCGCATCAGCAGTGCACGTGCCAGCAAGACTGTCTGCCGTTGGCCGCTGGAGAGCATGCGTCCACCCTCACCGACCTGACGATCCAATCCTTCCGGGTGATGGCGTGTGAATTCGGTCACGCCGGCTGCGTCCGCCGCGAGATCAATCTGAATGTCACTGGAATGTGGCTGCCCTAGCGTGATGTTGTCGCGAATGGAACCAAAGAACAGCGCACTATCCTGGCCCGCATGGCCAATGTGGCGACGGACATCAGCAGGATGCAGCTGATTGAGGTCCAGGCCATCGAT is part of the Cobetia sp. L2A1 genome and harbors:
- the fabV gene encoding enoyl-ACP reductase FabV — protein: MIIKPKVRGFICTTTHPKGCEQNVAEQIAITRKTVGDKRDGGPKKVLVIGASSGYGLAARITAAFGYGADTLGVFFEKPGTEKKAGTAGWYNSAAFDKFAKAEGLYSQAINGDAFSHETRAKAIELIKANMGEVDLVIYSLASPVRKMPDSGELKRSVLKPIGETYRATAIDTNKDVIIEAEVEPATEQEIDDTVTVMGGQDWELWMQALDEAGVLAEGARSVAFSYIGTEITWPIYWHGALGRAKEDLDRAAGSIHDKLSARGGRAHVAVLKSVVTQASAAIPVMPLYISMVYKIMKEKGLHEGTIEQLNRFYADRFYGDGDIVTDESGRLRLDDWELRDDVQQACQELWPKVTSDNLFDITDYASYKQQFLKLFGFTRDDVDYDVDVATDVEFDVVQM
- a CDS encoding DUF7079 family protein, encoding MNDHLAPDVAALLERRQDVWLALSPLWLERDPREADYQHMAEVVEAQGIGFRELEQLYRLEMAPVLVREQVGMTPNFKGFDDSRLLSRLLQHTHRLSRGRRLFWLLFSGLATMPSRHRYGNLIEILYLRGNTPE
- a CDS encoding transglutaminase-like cysteine peptidase, which produces MTHRRWWKGLVVWLWLSLLVGAGLAQAVDARRFIEIYGSGGWTRVQQWHQLMNRLEGVPVRRQLREVNDFFNRLRFTDDISVWGRKDYWATPQEFLGAGAGDCDDFAMAKYLTLRELDVPESSLRLHYVKALRLNQFHMVVTYQAANTRNPDVLDNLNSSILPASERTDLLPIYSFNGSALWMSKRLEGGERISDSRGLSSLTDWQKRRADGVLRVPLRKRP
- a CDS encoding bifunctional diguanylate cyclase/phosphodiesterase; translated protein: MSLSRRLFTLMLLLLLVFSFGIFFIQVNNTRDALAERQRVELSNLAQSLSLALVPHVELGDAASAEALIRATLDGGYVRDVRLESVAIPAPIAFDIERESLAPEWFREMIPIQVETVSRELPGGWASLGTISLTGEPAQGHDQLWALAKRLGLWLLLGGLFCLLIASVVMRRLLRPLDRLSNRLNEMETQRFDAPLEETSVAELKGITSAVNRLGQRLQTQFEAQAAQLARLQRQAEQDSVSGLGNRGYLNRAVDEWLSEPLGGSFVLLRAAHIEEVYHEQGYKGRDALIRGIAQTLEQCELEGEPIVAARLGNYDFGLLLPEVDEATLRTFLGELAGDIDSLLDANPLAETPYISCAIGAVRREPGMLRTQMYTIADATLLQAIEEGSEVGLAPEGGQARPRGEWRDVIETALDADNGLDFVAQPVLLNDGTELHRELFARLREGDELHRAGDFLPVIRHFRIGARFDLRALEWLAMHIDRIQAPRLALNLTRETFDDEASFVGLLNWLSAHPSVCQRLDIEVSESIALRYQERVKTLFRRARRLGARGGIDRFARELKELKYLSALRPDYVKIDQAFFKREDVDTELLQSLCMTAHQVESKVIVTRVESTADQARVMSVGADGYQGYVSPAVDVMERNTR
- a CDS encoding TolC family outer membrane protein translates to MKKTLLALSVIAGVSVSVQASALTLEESVSKAVMDNPRTRLQVSRHIQRLEEAETQRGAYRPTVDLTARLGYGKFDAESDNSTDYDDWHDYRRLDLTIRQLLWDGDTTLERIRQAETEADYQRLQVAAEANDIALDTSGAYLEVMRDELILKYSQANLDAHLRISSDIGRRADSGLGARSDVRQVDGRLANAEASVLSAQNNLEDSRSAYLRLVGEQPSELSLPTIDTSLISADVDSAYEQANQRNPLLASARVSIDAARHEVNAEKGDYYPEFSLEGNRTLNDDYDQEDSGDDDWSVELVMSYNLYRGGRDQSEIRGRQAALETVEHDNDRVVRDVRDEIRLAWNARENLKRQIDYLESYVRAATDTRESYRKQFDIGRRTLLDLLDSESELFTSQQNLIRARFDLETANYRLLSATGALLDSMSVSVPVQQQG
- a CDS encoding HlyD family type I secretion periplasmic adaptor subunit encodes the protein MADKAPIEQRDLHHLDDVSSAVLLATPWKSRILIWMVLAFIAIFVIWSSQASLEVVTRGSGKVVPSTHLQVVQNLEGGIVREIYVKEGQIVSPGEPLLRIDDTSAGSDLRERVSTLDGLQATIMQYDTELSSIEVDASAPDWKSQVVVNNTALPFDDDFKARSPALVSRAMTAYRTHLNQLNSGLNGSREQILQKEQELRELKSRINSLDRSYQLSRRELGMTAPLVREGVVSQVDLLKIQREVNDLRGDLESARIAVPGKQSELDEAISNRVGVAQEFRSRAADELAKTQADLGRLREGRTSLQDRLDRTLVTSPVQGAIKTLNINTIGGVIEPGEDLMEIVPIEDQLLVQARVAPKDIGFLRIGQPAVVKLSAYDFTIYGGLEGKVEQISADTVQDEEGNSFYEIKVLTEFNHLGTEADPLTIIPGMQASVDVITGEQTVLQYLMKPILRARQGALRER